The genomic window GATGCTCTTTCATAGTCTCAACTTCTCGATTATTTTTAGTCACTAATATGTTCTCGATCGCCAAAGTAATAAGTGTGAAGCTACGGTTATAAACCTTGTATTTCTAAAGACTTCTTAGACTTGTTACTTGAATTGCCCAACAGTTGCTAAAAAGTATGACTACTTACGCAGTCATACTTACGGCTTGGCTGGTTATACATATAGTTCCCAAATAAAGTAGCAATCTCACAGGCAAATTGAAATTATTACCCATTACCCATTCACCAACGCTCTAGCGTAAATCATCAACTAAGGGTGAATTTTCTCGTTTTAGATCGCTGCAATCAAGTTAACTCCTAAGCCAAACCGTTTGTGAAGGTTATAGTAGCGTTCGGTTTCAATGCGAAAAATCTTTGCAAGGTCAATATTGGGGATTGGGGAGCTTAACTATGAATCCTTGGTTCAAAGTAGAGTGTGGCGAGAATTTCGCTCTCAAAAACGGCTAATTCTTCCCTTCGCTTGCCGACAACTTTACTATCAAAGTAGGTTTCTGCTAGTAGCCAGTAGATACCGTAATGCCGGGCTTCCGATGCCATTAAGCTACGATAAAATTGAGCAAGTTCTGGCTGCGGCAAATGTTCAGCTAATAACCCCAATCGCTCATGACTGCGGGCTTCAATTAAACCAGAAACTAGCAACGAATCTAATAGACGATCGCTTTGCTGATGGCGAATTTGAGTTTTTAACTTAGCAGCGTAGGGCGGCGAGGAAAGATTACCTAAAGGAATACCCCGTTTTTCTAGCCATTGATTGACTTGCTCAAAGTGTTCTAACTCCTCACGGGCGATCGCTGTCAGTTTGCGAACTAGGAGTGTATGGGAGGGATAACAAAACATCAAGTTTATGGCTACACCCGCCGCTTTGCGTTCGCAATGAGAATGATCGAGCAAAATAATGTCTAAGTTGGCGATCGCTTGGTTTACCCATTCCGGGCGCGTTGGCTGCTTTAAAACGTTAATTGTAGCTGTTACTTGAGATACATTTGTTGTCATAAATATTAAAAATTGTATATGTATTTATTAAGACGGAATTACAATTAAGGGTAGAGAGCTTAATTTATATTTATTTCTCGGAATTAAAGCTAAACAGGCTGTAGTAATAATATTCAGTTATTTTAAAAAACTAAGGATCGAATTGTAATGCAGGAAACAAGTAATCGTCGCATCGTCATTGGTGATGTACACGGTCACTATAACGGGTTAATGGGTCTATTGGAAGCGATCGCCCCTGGTAAAGAGGATGAAATCTATTTTATCGGCGACTTAATCGATCGGGGACCCCAAAGCTCAAAAGTAGTAGAGTTTGTCAAACAAAACGCCACAGGTTGTATATTAGGCAATCACGAGCAAATGTTATTAGATGTTGTAGGCGGCGGTGCTATGGCAGCCCAAGTACAGCAATCATGGCTTTATAGTGGTGGCTATGCAACTATTACTAGCTATCCAGATTCGACCATTCCCGAAGACCATCTAGAATGGATGAAAAAATTGCCTATTTACTTAGATTTAGGCGATGTTTTATTAGTTCATGCTGGGGTCGACCCCCGAATGCCCTTAGAAGCCCAAACTTCCGATCAGCTTTGCTGGATACGAGATGAATTTCATAGTATGGAAGAACCTTACTTTAGCGATAAATTAATTGTGATTGGTCATACGATTACATTTACTTTGCCTGGGGTTGTACCGGGTAAGCTTGCTCAAGGACAAGGTTGGATTGATATCGATACGGGAGCTTATCACCCTAAAAGCGGTTGGTTGACAGGATTTGATATTACAAATAATCAAGTATATCAATTCAACGTTCACCAGCAGCGCAGCCGGATTTTGACGTTGAAAGAAGCAGTAACAAGTATTGAACCTACAAAAGTTAAGCGTCGTTAAAGTAAACTTTTAATTTAAAAGCATTAAATAAATCAATATTTATAGTGTTATTAGTAATTATTCGGGCTAGGAGCTAGTTTAGCTTCTTCGCCGGAAGCCCCGCGCTGTAGTGTACTCAGTCAGCGACGGGATGGATAGGCGGGCAGCGACGATTGTATCCCCGATAAAGCCCGTGCTACGCTTCTACGGGAGAGGGGATATATGAGGAGTTGCCAACATATTGACACGATTGCCTATCAGTGTTTTTACATGGTCGCGCAACACTTCAGACATTGGTACACCAATAGATTCAGCATACCGTTTCAGTGCTTGAAGTTCGATATCTGAAAGCCTGACTCTTACTATATTTTCTCTACTCATAGTCCAATTATAGGTTATAATGTAGTTATGATTGTAGCCTATCAATACAAGTTGCGGCTGACATTACAGCAAACCATCGAAATTGACCGATGGTTATCAATGTTGTGCGCTCAGTACAACTACTTGCTGGCGGACAGATTTGATTGGTATGAGCGCAACCGCAGCCCCGTAAATGCTTGCCCGTTGGTGTGTCATTTGCCCGAACTGCGGGACAATCCAGACTATTACTCTCAAAAGAAAACACTACTCAATCTTAAAAAAACACATCCTTGGTACAGCGAGATTTACTCTCAAGTGCTGCAAGATGTGGTTAAAAGAGTAAAGGTTACTTTTGATAGGTTTCTTAAGGGCGACAGCAACGGAAAGCGTAGCGGTAGACCTCGTTTTAAGCAACGCAGCAGATATCGGACTTTCCTTTATCCTCAAGTAAAAGAAGGTTGTTTGGTAGGTAATTTAGTTAACTTACCGATGTTTGGTAAAGTTAAATTTATTTTGCATAGACCAATCCCTGACGGGTTTAAAATCAAGACTGTTTCTATTACTAAAAAAGCTGATGGTTACTATCTAACTTTAAGCTGCAAAGATGAGACTGTACCCACAATCAAACCTGATTTTAACCCAGAATCAATAACTGGAATTGATGTCGGACTTAAGGAGTTTTTAACAACTGCTCAAAACGAAACTGTTGCTATACCTCGGTATTATCGCAAAGCGCAAAAACGCTTAAAGGTAATCCAAAAACGGGTATCTCGCAGAAAAAAAGGAAGTAACCGCAGATTAAAAGCGGTTAAACAGTTGGGCAAGCAACATAAAAAAGTTGCAGATAAAAGAAAAGACTTTCACTTTAAAACGGCTAATAACCTACTCAAAAAATATGATGTAATTGCTTACGAAGATTTAAACGTTAAAGGCTTGGCTAAGACAAACAAAGCTAAGTCAATTCATGATGCTGGATGGTCAAACTTCCTGTCAATATTACAAACCAAAGCCGCAAAGCTCGCCGGGGGAAGCTTCCCCCGGCAGACTTTGCGAAAATGCTGGGTTATTAACTATTGCAGTCAGCGCCTATAATACCAGTCAAAATTGCTCTGCTTGTGGTGTCAAAGTCCCGAAAGAGTTGTCGGAACGCTGGCATACTTGCGCTTGTGGATGTAGCCTTGATCGAGATCACAACGCGGCAATAAATATAATGAATAGGGCTGAGGGTCAACCAGTCCTTAAAGCCAAGAGCCTCCTATGCGATAGCAGGATTGTCTTGGAAGCCCACACTGTACTTGGTACTCCAAGTCAGTGATGGGAGTTGTCACCTATAGGCAAGAAAAATAATGATTGACGACAATAAAGCGATCGCCTAACTTCTAAGCTAGGAATAAAGGTATTGCGATTAAAGGTAATAAATCATGGCTGTAGAATACGATGTAGTAGTTATTGGCGGCGGTTCTGGTGGTTTGGTGGTTGCAGGGGTCGCCGCCGCTCTCAACGCCAAGGTAGCGTTGATAGAAAAGCATCGTCTGGGTGGTGATTGCTTGTGGTATGGTTGCGTTCCGAGTAAATCATTGATTCATGCTTCTCGCTTGGCTTACCAGGTAAAAAATGCGGGAAGGTTTGGTATTTATAGCCAAAATGTATCTATTGATTTTGCTAAAGCGATTTCTCACGTGCAAAATGTGATCGCAAATATTGAACCCCACGATTCCCCAGAAAGGTTTGAAGGCTTAGGCTCAGAGGTAATTTTTGGCGATGGTGAATTTATAGATCGTCATACTTTTAAAATTAATGGCAGAAGTATTAAAGCTAGAGCTTTTGTGATTTCTACAGGCTCAAGACCTGCTATCCCGGATATTTCTGGACTTGAGGAAGCAGGATATATTACTAATGAAGAAGTTTTTTCAATTACCGAGCGTCCCGAAACTTTAGCAATTATTGGTGGCGGCCCAATTGGTTGCGAATTGGGGCAAGCCTTTTCTAGACTAGGTTCTGAGGTAGTAATTGTTGCAGGAGGCGATCGCCTTTTACCCCAAGAAGACCCCGAAGTTGCTCAAGTCGTAGCAACACAATTTGCTAGTGAACATATCCGCGTCCTGACTAAAACGCGCGTTGAAAAAGTAGAAGTTATTAACGGTAAAAAAGTGCTGTTTGCGGCAGGCGAAAAAATCGCTGAAGTAGAGCAAATATTAGTGGCGGCGGGAAGACAACCTAATGTTGAATCTCTCAACATTGAGGCTGCTGGTGTAGAAATGCGGCAAAAAGGTGAAGCTGGTTATGGGAACTCTGGTAGTAAAAAAGGTATTCGCGTTAATAGCAAACTTCAAACTACCAATCCCCGCATTTATGCCTGTGGTGATGTGATTGGCGGCTATCAATTTACTCATGTCGCTAGTTACGAAGCCAATATTGTCTTAAAAAATGCGCTGTTTTTACCTGTAATTAAGGCGGATTACCGGGTAATTCCTTGGGCGACCTTTACCGACCCGGAATTAGCACGGGTGGGTTTAACGGAACAACAAGCGCGATCGCGTTACGGTGATGATATTCAGATAGTTAAACAAGAATATGCTGATGTTGACCGCGCCCAAGCGGAGGCTGCAACAATAGGATTTGCCAAAATTATTGTCCGGCGCAACGGGCAAATTCTGGGCGCTCACTTGGTGGGAGAATCGGCGGGAGAGTTAATTGCTGAAATTGTTTTAGCGATGTCCCACAACCTCAAAATATCGGCTCTAAGTGGCATTCATATCTATCCTACTTTGTCAGAATTAAACAGTAACGCCGCCTTTGCTCTCACTCAGCAAAACTATGAAAAAAGCCTCAGACTGCAAAACTTATTACAAAAGGTGTTTCAATTACTACGAGCATTCGGCTAAGTTTTGGTAAGCTAGAATCGCTACGGTAGAGGAGTAAATTTAGCCTGTATGCACCGGATATTATCAGGAGCGTTGAGCAGTGAAAAATTGACCGTGGCGATCGCAAATCTGCCGCCGTCATTACAAGGTACGAAGCTAGTACAACTGTCAGATTTGCACTATGACGGTTTGCGGCTGTCGGAAAAAATGTTAGAGCAAGCAATTTCTGTTGCTAACGAAGCAGAACCCGATTTAATTGTTTTAACGGGCGATTATGTAACAGACGATCCCGCTCCTATTCATCAACTGGTATTGCGACTCAAACATCTGCAAAGCCGCGCTGGTGTATACGCAGTTCTGGGAAACCACGATATTTATTACAAAAATTCTCAAGCCGAAATTACTCAGGCGCTAACGGGGGTTGGTATTCCTGTGTTGTGGAATCAAATTGCTTACCCTTTAGGTCAACAATTACCAATTGTAGGATTGGCTGATTATTGGTCGAAAGAGTTTGATATCAAGCAAGTTTTGAGCCGATTGGACGCAGATACACCCCGCATTGTTTTGTCACACAATCCCGATACGGCGGAACTGTTGAAAAAATGGCGTGTAGATTTGCAATTATCTGGTCATACTCATGGGGGTCAAATTCTGCTTCCTGGGATTGGTCCGGCGGTGACTTTATACAAAAGTTTTCGTCGCAAACTTTCTAAGTCTGCGCGTCGTCGAATACCGTTTATGCAAAAAGATTGTGCGAAAGTCGTTCGTCATTGGGAATGGGCGCAAGGTTTTCACCAAGTCGGCACAAATCAATTGTATGTAAATCGCGGTTTGGGGACTTATTTTCCAGGGCGATTGTTTTGTCCGCCGGAAGTGACGATTATTACCCTTATATAGTCACAAAAGTTTAACCCGCCGCGCTACTGTGGTGAAGAAATAAGTAGCAATTCGGCGGGTTATTGAAGGATGGAATGGTTTTAAACGAACTCAAACAGTTAACTCTAATAAGGTGGACTTTTTCTCGCAACTTCAATTTAACTCGTGCATCCCTGCGTTCTAAATAAACAGTAACCTTGGCAGTGGATTAACGTACCTCCCATAACAACACTCATTCACGGACTTGAGTAAATTAAATGTTTGGATGCTACAAGGAAGTTCTAGCGAGGTGACGGGCGCGGGAGGCACGGGCGCTTGTCAAAAGGGTTTATTTGTTGTGCCTGTATTTAAACTAACATTAGTATTTTCTTTACTAGCCCTTAAGTTACTAAACTTGACTAGCATTTATATATTGCAATTATTGATAAGATTTCTTAACTAAAAAGTCTTCTCTAAATTTAGAGAAGACTTTAAAAGCTATCTAATTGTTGATTGAGCGTTAGTTAGGACTATTTGTAGCCGGAGTTTCGGTACTAGATTCTGTAGTAGTCGTGCTATTTTCGGTTGTAGTCGTGTCTTGCATATCTGGACTGATAGAAGTATCGCTCTTAGCTGGTGCTGTTTCAGTAGTGGTTGTACTTTGGGTATTGGAACTGCTAGAAGTATCGCTCTTAGGTGGTGCGGTTTCCGTTGCTGGGGATGGCTGCGTGACTGGAGGAACAGTAATATTAATATTCTGGTCTGGAGTCGCCGCAGAGGGTTGAGGCGCGGGAGCAGTTTGTTGTTGAGGAACGGGTACTACAACTTCTTTTTCGATAGTTCTAATTTCGGTTTTAGTTTCAGGAACGGGG from Synechocystis sp. PCC 7509 includes these protein-coding regions:
- a CDS encoding dihydrolipoyl dehydrogenase family protein codes for the protein MAVEYDVVVIGGGSGGLVVAGVAAALNAKVALIEKHRLGGDCLWYGCVPSKSLIHASRLAYQVKNAGRFGIYSQNVSIDFAKAISHVQNVIANIEPHDSPERFEGLGSEVIFGDGEFIDRHTFKINGRSIKARAFVISTGSRPAIPDISGLEEAGYITNEEVFSITERPETLAIIGGGPIGCELGQAFSRLGSEVVIVAGGDRLLPQEDPEVAQVVATQFASEHIRVLTKTRVEKVEVINGKKVLFAAGEKIAEVEQILVAAGRQPNVESLNIEAAGVEMRQKGEAGYGNSGSKKGIRVNSKLQTTNPRIYACGDVIGGYQFTHVASYEANIVLKNALFLPVIKADYRVIPWATFTDPELARVGLTEQQARSRYGDDIQIVKQEYADVDRAQAEAATIGFAKIIVRRNGQILGAHLVGESAGELIAEIVLAMSHNLKISALSGIHIYPTLSELNSNAAFALTQQNYEKSLRLQNLLQKVFQLLRAFG
- a CDS encoding tRNA-(ms[2]io[6]A)-hydroxylase — translated: MTTNVSQVTATINVLKQPTRPEWVNQAIANLDIILLDHSHCERKAAGVAINLMFCYPSHTLLVRKLTAIAREELEHFEQVNQWLEKRGIPLGNLSSPPYAAKLKTQIRHQQSDRLLDSLLVSGLIEARSHERLGLLAEHLPQPELAQFYRSLMASEARHYGIYWLLAETYFDSKVVGKRREELAVFESEILATLYFEPRIHS
- a CDS encoding RNA-guided endonuclease InsQ/TnpB family protein; translation: MIVAYQYKLRLTLQQTIEIDRWLSMLCAQYNYLLADRFDWYERNRSPVNACPLVCHLPELRDNPDYYSQKKTLLNLKKTHPWYSEIYSQVLQDVVKRVKVTFDRFLKGDSNGKRSGRPRFKQRSRYRTFLYPQVKEGCLVGNLVNLPMFGKVKFILHRPIPDGFKIKTVSITKKADGYYLTLSCKDETVPTIKPDFNPESITGIDVGLKEFLTTAQNETVAIPRYYRKAQKRLKVIQKRVSRRKKGSNRRLKAVKQLGKQHKKVADKRKDFHFKTANNLLKKYDVIAYEDLNVKGLAKTNKAKSIHDAGWSNFLSILQTKAAKLAGGSFPRQTLRKCWVINYCSQRL
- a CDS encoding transposase encodes the protein MAVSAYNTSQNCSACGVKVPKELSERWHTCACGCSLDRDHNAAINIMNRAEGQPVLKAKSLLCDSRIVLEAHTVLGTPSQ
- a CDS encoding metallophosphoesterase family protein, which encodes MQETSNRRIVIGDVHGHYNGLMGLLEAIAPGKEDEIYFIGDLIDRGPQSSKVVEFVKQNATGCILGNHEQMLLDVVGGGAMAAQVQQSWLYSGGYATITSYPDSTIPEDHLEWMKKLPIYLDLGDVLLVHAGVDPRMPLEAQTSDQLCWIRDEFHSMEEPYFSDKLIVIGHTITFTLPGVVPGKLAQGQGWIDIDTGAYHPKSGWLTGFDITNNQVYQFNVHQQRSRILTLKEAVTSIEPTKVKRR
- a CDS encoding metallophosphoesterase codes for the protein MHRILSGALSSEKLTVAIANLPPSLQGTKLVQLSDLHYDGLRLSEKMLEQAISVANEAEPDLIVLTGDYVTDDPAPIHQLVLRLKHLQSRAGVYAVLGNHDIYYKNSQAEITQALTGVGIPVLWNQIAYPLGQQLPIVGLADYWSKEFDIKQVLSRLDADTPRIVLSHNPDTAELLKKWRVDLQLSGHTHGGQILLPGIGPAVTLYKSFRRKLSKSARRRIPFMQKDCAKVVRHWEWAQGFHQVGTNQLYVNRGLGTYFPGRLFCPPEVTIITLI